The following proteins are co-located in the Bacillus pumilus genome:
- a CDS encoding YpfB family protein — protein MKTMERWLCKAVLIQLVLLLAVQITLHLTKGELFLSKVVQYEGVNNMSIEDWIETFKQKD, from the coding sequence ATGAAGACAATGGAAAGATGGTTATGTAAAGCGGTGCTGATTCAGCTTGTTCTGTTATTAGCCGTTCAGATCACACTTCATTTGACGAAAGGAGAACTGTTTTTGTCAAAAGTCGTGCAATACGAGGGTGTGAATAACATGAGTATTGAAGATTGGATTGAGACGTTTAAGCAGAAGGATTGA
- a CDS encoding flagellar brake protein encodes MLQIGDAITIEYVNENKEVKTAKSKVLENNNDDICIHYPADKETGRTIYLNQQTEITVFFFDENQIPYKCTSEVIGKRKEDIPMVVISIPPKEEMIRLQRREYLRVDTMVKATITQTDEEAFDTFIVNMSAGGVVIAVPEGVSLKEYGEVSTEFELPLKEPVKIKAVAEMNRVYQDEQTGKTRAIMEFSEITNDHQQHIMKYCFQQQLLTRVKKA; translated from the coding sequence ATGTTACAAATAGGGGATGCTATCACAATTGAGTATGTCAATGAGAACAAAGAAGTGAAAACAGCAAAATCGAAAGTTTTGGAAAATAATAACGATGATATTTGCATTCATTATCCAGCTGATAAAGAAACGGGGCGCACGATCTATTTAAACCAGCAAACAGAAATCACCGTGTTCTTTTTCGATGAAAATCAAATTCCATACAAATGTACAAGCGAGGTCATTGGAAAAAGAAAAGAGGATATTCCGATGGTTGTTATTTCAATTCCGCCAAAAGAAGAGATGATTCGGCTTCAGCGCAGAGAATACCTTCGAGTGGATACGATGGTGAAAGCGACCATCACACAAACGGATGAAGAGGCCTTTGACACTTTTATCGTCAATATGAGTGCTGGCGGTGTAGTAATTGCTGTTCCAGAAGGCGTCTCGCTCAAAGAATACGGAGAAGTGAGCACAGAGTTTGAACTGCCGCTTAAAGAGCCCGTAAAAATTAAAGCGGTTGCAGAAATGAATCGAGTATATCAAGATGAACAGACTGGCAAAACAAGAGCGATCATGGAGTTTTCTGAGATCACGAATGACCACCAGCAGCACATCATGAAATACTGCTTCCAGCAGCAGCTTTTAACACGTGTGAAAAAAGCATAA
- the ypeB gene encoding germination protein YpeB produces MIRGILIAILGIAVISTGYWGYKEHQEKDAVLLHAENNYQRAFHDLTYQVDQLHDKLGATLAMNSQTSISPALADVWRMSSEAHNNVSQLPLTLMPFNKTEEFLANVGDFSYKSSVKSLSDEPLNKDTHKTITALYDQAADIQNELRQVQHLVLNKNLKWMDVEMALADGDKKNDNTIIDGLKTVEKNADAFANVDLGPTNVSAESESRGYSHLKGQKISKKEAIRIAQQFAPDHNQDFKVRKSGSKTNRDVYSLSMSDPDSKANFYLDLTEKGGHPVYLLQNRDVKKQKISLNGASEKALSFLKKHGFDTESFHLDESAQFDNIGVFTYVPLQKNVLLYPDSIRMKVALDDGEVVGFSAKDYLLNHKKRDIKAPKISQKEAEKTLNKHVKIEDTHLAIVQNDMSEEVLCYEFLGTIKNDTYRMFINADTGKEERVDKLKNAEPIYKDL; encoded by the coding sequence ATGATCAGAGGAATATTGATTGCTATTTTAGGAATTGCTGTTATCTCAACAGGTTACTGGGGCTATAAAGAGCATCAAGAAAAAGACGCGGTGCTGCTTCATGCAGAGAACAACTACCAAAGAGCCTTCCACGACTTAACATACCAAGTCGATCAGCTGCACGACAAACTCGGAGCAACACTTGCGATGAACAGCCAAACATCGATCTCACCAGCACTTGCAGATGTATGGAGAATGTCATCAGAGGCGCATAACAATGTCAGTCAGCTTCCGCTCACATTGATGCCCTTTAACAAAACGGAAGAATTTCTAGCGAATGTCGGAGACTTTAGCTACAAATCATCAGTTAAATCTTTATCAGATGAACCATTAAACAAAGATACGCATAAAACCATTACTGCTTTATATGATCAAGCGGCAGATATCCAAAACGAGCTTAGACAAGTGCAGCATCTCGTACTCAACAAAAATTTAAAATGGATGGATGTTGAAATGGCGCTGGCGGACGGCGATAAAAAGAACGACAACACCATTATCGACGGTTTGAAAACAGTCGAGAAAAATGCTGATGCATTTGCGAATGTCGATCTCGGTCCTACAAATGTGTCAGCAGAATCAGAATCACGAGGCTACAGTCATTTAAAAGGCCAAAAGATTTCAAAAAAAGAAGCGATCCGCATTGCACAGCAATTCGCGCCTGACCATAATCAAGATTTTAAGGTGAGAAAAAGCGGAAGCAAAACAAATCGAGATGTGTACAGCTTATCGATGTCAGATCCAGATAGCAAAGCGAATTTTTATTTAGATTTGACTGAAAAAGGAGGCCACCCAGTCTACCTTCTTCAAAATCGAGACGTCAAAAAACAGAAAATCAGTTTAAATGGAGCATCTGAAAAAGCGTTAAGTTTCTTAAAAAAGCATGGATTTGATACAGAGTCGTTCCATTTAGATGAAAGTGCGCAATTTGATAATATCGGCGTATTTACCTATGTACCCCTCCAAAAAAATGTGCTGCTTTATCCGGATAGCATTCGCATGAAAGTCGCTTTAGATGACGGAGAGGTCGTTGGATTCTCAGCGAAAGACTACTTATTGAATCATAAAAAACGTGACATCAAAGCACCTAAAATCTCGCAAAAAGAAGCAGAGAAAACGTTGAATAAGCACGTAAAGATTGAAGATACTCATTTAGCTATTGTTCAAAATGATATGTCAGAGGAAGTTCTCTGCTATGAGTTTCTTGGAACAATTAAAAATGATACGTACCGGATGTTCATCAATGCAGATACTGGAAAAGAAGAAAGAGTAGATAAGCTGAAAAACGCAGAACCTATATACAAAGACCTATAG
- the sleB gene encoding spore cortex-lytic enzyme, which yields MKQIVLIFSIVLLASSLLTAEKSEAFTNQVIQRGATGEDVVELQARLQYNGFYNGKIDGVYGWGTYWAVRNFQSKFGVKNVDGLVGAKTKSLLVQKTKYYKEFVQQQLQKGNQFTHYGGKPLDQQTKAPGQRSSQKKTAQGAKEKQKSQSGGSGSSGKSGNQSGNQQANQTPKQTAANMPGGFSSNDIQLLSQAVYSEARGEPYEGQVAIAAVILNRLNSSTFPNTIAGVIFEPLAFTAVADGQFYMAPNETAKKAVFDAINGWDPSESAVYYFNPDTATSPWIWGRPQIKRIGKHIFCE from the coding sequence ATGAAACAAATCGTCCTTATCTTCTCAATCGTTCTACTCGCGTCTTCACTTTTGACAGCTGAAAAAAGTGAAGCTTTCACCAATCAAGTCATTCAGAGAGGAGCAACAGGAGAAGATGTAGTCGAGCTGCAAGCAAGGCTCCAATACAATGGTTTTTACAATGGCAAAATTGATGGCGTGTACGGCTGGGGCACGTACTGGGCCGTTCGCAACTTTCAAAGCAAATTTGGTGTAAAGAATGTCGATGGACTCGTAGGTGCTAAAACAAAAAGCCTATTAGTTCAAAAGACGAAATACTATAAAGAGTTTGTGCAGCAGCAGCTGCAAAAAGGGAATCAGTTTACCCATTATGGCGGGAAGCCTCTTGATCAGCAAACAAAGGCTCCTGGGCAAAGAAGCTCACAAAAAAAGACAGCTCAAGGTGCAAAAGAGAAGCAAAAAAGTCAAAGCGGAGGAAGCGGGTCATCTGGGAAGTCTGGAAACCAGTCAGGCAATCAGCAAGCAAATCAAACGCCGAAGCAAACGGCTGCCAACATGCCAGGTGGTTTCTCTAGCAATGACATTCAGCTTCTTTCACAAGCGGTATATAGTGAAGCAAGAGGTGAACCTTATGAAGGACAGGTGGCCATTGCTGCCGTCATTTTAAACCGTTTGAACAGTTCAACCTTTCCAAATACCATTGCTGGTGTCATTTTTGAGCCGCTTGCGTTTACAGCGGTAGCAGATGGACAATTTTATATGGCACCAAATGAAACCGCAAAAAAGGCAGTGTTTGATGCAATTAATGGCTGGGATCCATCTGAAAGCGCCGTCTATTACTTTAATCCTGATACAGCAACAAGTCCATGGATTTGGGGAAGGCCACAAATTAAACGAATCGGGAAACATATTTTCTGTGAATAA
- the prsW gene encoding glutamic-type intramembrane protease PrsW → MIAIISAGLAPGIALLSYFYLKDQYDNEPVHMVIRSFMLGVILVFPTMFIQYVLQEENIATNPILISFVTSGFLEESLKWFILMVSVYAHAQFDEHYDGIVYGISVSLGFATLENILYLVGHGVEYAFTRALLPVSSHALFGVVMGFYIGKARFSDKKEQRKWLILSLTLPVLFHGLYDFILLGMKNWGYIMMPFMIFLWWFGLRKAKKARAVKMVQI, encoded by the coding sequence ATGATCGCAATCATCTCAGCAGGTTTAGCTCCCGGCATCGCACTTTTAAGTTATTTTTATTTGAAAGATCAGTACGACAATGAGCCGGTTCATATGGTCATCAGATCTTTTATGCTAGGTGTCATACTTGTGTTTCCAACCATGTTTATTCAATATGTCCTTCAAGAAGAAAATATCGCAACGAACCCTATCTTGATTTCATTTGTGACGTCGGGCTTTTTAGAGGAATCATTAAAATGGTTTATTTTAATGGTCAGCGTCTATGCGCATGCCCAGTTTGATGAACACTATGATGGGATTGTGTATGGAATAAGTGTCTCTCTCGGTTTTGCGACACTTGAAAATATTCTTTACTTAGTCGGTCATGGGGTGGAATATGCGTTTACACGCGCCTTATTACCCGTATCAAGTCACGCTTTATTTGGCGTTGTGATGGGATTTTATATCGGCAAAGCCCGTTTCTCTGATAAAAAAGAGCAGCGCAAATGGCTGATCCTTTCTTTAACACTCCCTGTGCTTTTTCACGGCTTATATGATTTCATTCTTCTTGGGATGAAAAATTGGGGATATATTATGATGCCGTTCATGATTTTTTTATGGTGGTTCGGTCTGCGGAAAGCAAAAAAAGCTCGTGCGGTGAAAATGGTGCAAATTTAA
- a CDS encoding YpdA family putative bacillithiol disulfide reductase has protein sequence MKQEKAIIIGGGPCGLSAAIAFKQIGIDALVIEKGNVVNSIYHYPTHQTFFSTSEKLEIGDVAFITENRKPVRIQALSYYREVVRRKSLRVHAFEKVNAVTKKDGRFTVNTSKDVYSCDYVVIATGYYDHPNYMNVKGEDLPHVYHYFKEGHPYFDKDVTVIGGKNSSVDAALELVKCGSRVTVLYRGTEYSSSIKPWILPEFEALVRNGTIRMEFGAQVKEITEEEVVFTNQQDQTDRVKSDYVFAMTGYHPDHSFLEKMGVMIDQESGRPAFDEQTMETNVEGIFIAGVIAAGNNANEIFIENGRFHGGLIAEVINKRINS, from the coding sequence ATGAAACAAGAAAAAGCGATCATAATAGGAGGCGGCCCATGTGGATTATCAGCTGCCATCGCATTCAAGCAAATCGGTATCGATGCACTTGTGATTGAAAAGGGTAATGTGGTTAACAGTATTTATCATTATCCAACACATCAAACCTTTTTCAGTACAAGTGAAAAGCTTGAGATCGGTGATGTCGCTTTTATTACTGAAAACCGGAAGCCAGTTCGTATTCAGGCTCTTTCCTATTACCGAGAGGTGGTCAGAAGAAAAAGCCTGCGTGTTCATGCTTTTGAAAAAGTAAACGCTGTGACGAAAAAAGATGGGCGTTTTACCGTCAACACATCAAAAGACGTCTATTCATGTGACTACGTCGTGATTGCCACTGGCTACTATGATCATCCAAACTATATGAATGTCAAAGGGGAAGACCTGCCTCACGTGTATCATTATTTTAAAGAAGGGCACCCATACTTTGATAAAGATGTGACGGTCATCGGGGGGAAAAACTCCAGTGTCGATGCCGCGCTAGAACTAGTGAAATGCGGAAGCAGAGTCACTGTGTTATATAGAGGAACTGAATATTCGTCCAGCATCAAACCTTGGATTTTACCAGAGTTTGAAGCCCTTGTCCGTAATGGAACCATTCGAATGGAGTTCGGTGCGCAGGTGAAAGAAATCACAGAAGAAGAGGTTGTCTTTACAAACCAGCAAGACCAAACAGATCGAGTGAAAAGTGATTATGTGTTTGCGATGACAGGCTATCACCCTGATCATTCTTTCTTAGAAAAAATGGGTGTAATGATTGATCAAGAATCAGGCCGCCCAGCCTTTGATGAACAGACAATGGAAACAAATGTAGAAGGCATTTTCATTGCAGGAGTCATTGCAGCTGGAAACAACGCCAATGAAATTTTCATTGAAAATGGAAGATTTCATGGAGGTCTGATTGCAGAAGTTATCAACAAAAGAATCAACAGCTAA
- a CDS encoding Glu/Leu/Phe/Val family dehydrogenase yields the protein MAADQNAAHNAEDKLDVLKSTQTVIHKALDKLGYPQEVYELLKEPIRLLTVKIPVRMDDGSVKIFTGYRAQHNDAVGPTKGGIRFHPNVTEKEVKALSIWMSLKCGIVDLPYGGGKGGIICDPREMSFRELEKLSRGYVRAISQIVGPTKDVPAPDVFTNSQIMAWMMDEYSRIDEFNSPGFITGKPIVLGGSHGRDTATAKGVTICIKEAAKKKGIDIKGARVVVQGFGNAGSYLAKFMYDAGAKIVGISDAYGGLYDEDGLDIDYLLDRRDSFGTVTKLFNDTITNKELLELDCDILVPAAIENQITEDNAANIKAKIVVEAANGPTTLEGTKILSDRGVLLVPDVLASAGGVTVSYFEWVQNNQGFYWTEEEVETRLENMMVKSFNNIYEMAQNRRIDMRLAAYMVGVRKMAEASRFRGWI from the coding sequence ATGGCAGCCGATCAAAACGCCGCTCATAACGCAGAAGATAAGCTAGATGTTTTAAAGTCAACTCAAACCGTCATACATAAAGCGCTTGACAAATTGGGATATCCGCAAGAAGTATATGAATTGCTGAAGGAACCAATTCGTCTATTAACGGTCAAAATTCCAGTACGTATGGATGATGGATCGGTGAAAATTTTCACTGGTTACCGCGCGCAGCACAATGATGCTGTCGGTCCGACAAAAGGCGGAATTCGATTCCACCCGAACGTAACTGAAAAAGAAGTAAAAGCGCTTTCAATTTGGATGAGTTTAAAATGTGGTATTGTGGATCTTCCTTATGGCGGAGGAAAAGGCGGTATTATCTGTGATCCAAGAGAAATGTCATTCAGAGAGCTCGAAAAACTAAGCCGCGGCTATGTGCGCGCAATTAGTCAAATCGTGGGACCAACAAAAGATGTTCCAGCACCAGATGTATTTACAAACTCTCAAATTATGGCATGGATGATGGATGAATATTCTAGAATTGATGAATTTAACTCGCCAGGATTTATTACAGGAAAACCGATTGTTCTTGGAGGGTCACACGGACGTGACACCGCAACAGCAAAAGGTGTGACGATCTGCATCAAAGAAGCGGCGAAGAAAAAAGGGATTGACATCAAAGGGGCTCGTGTTGTTGTACAGGGATTCGGAAATGCAGGAAGTTACTTGGCTAAATTCATGTATGATGCTGGAGCAAAAATCGTAGGGATTTCAGATGCTTACGGCGGATTATACGATGAAGATGGTCTAGACATTGACTACTTGCTTGACCGGCGTGACAGCTTTGGAACCGTCACTAAATTATTTAACGATACAATTACAAACAAAGAGCTGCTTGAGCTGGATTGTGATATCTTAGTACCTGCAGCCATTGAAAATCAAATTACAGAAGATAATGCGGCAAACATTAAAGCCAAAATTGTCGTAGAAGCAGCAAATGGTCCGACGACACTAGAAGGAACAAAAATTCTTTCAGATCGTGGTGTACTACTTGTCCCAGACGTACTTGCGAGTGCGGGTGGTGTCACTGTTTCTTACTTTGAATGGGTTCAGAATAACCAAGGGTTCTACTGGACAGAAGAAGAAGTGGAAACTCGTTTAGAAAATATGATGGTGAAATCATTTAATAATATTTATGAAATGGCGCAAAACCGCCGCATCGATATGCGTCTTGCTGCATATATGGTCGGCGTACGTAAAATGGCTGAAGCTTCTCGATTCAGAGGCTGGATTTAA
- a CDS encoding genetic competence negative regulator → MRLERLNYNKIKIFLTLDDLTDRGLTKEDLWKDSFKVHQLFKDMMNEANQELGFEANGPIAVEVFSLQAQGMVVIVTKSQQEDDADDEFDEDYIEMQVKLDESKHVLYQFASFEDVIQLSHSLSRIGLLGGTVYHYEGQYFLSLDDVDEELSADTVISILAEFGSPTTLTIHRLKEYGKVIMQEDAVKTIQMYF, encoded by the coding sequence ATGCGACTGGAGCGTCTGAATTATAATAAAATCAAAATTTTTCTCACACTAGATGACCTGACAGACCGAGGTCTTACGAAAGAAGACCTTTGGAAAGATTCGTTCAAAGTTCATCAGCTGTTTAAAGACATGATGAACGAAGCGAATCAGGAGCTCGGTTTTGAAGCGAATGGACCGATTGCTGTTGAAGTATTTTCTCTTCAGGCGCAGGGGATGGTCGTCATTGTCACAAAGAGTCAGCAGGAAGATGATGCTGATGATGAGTTTGATGAAGATTACATTGAGATGCAGGTCAAGCTCGACGAGAGCAAGCATGTGCTCTATCAATTTGCCTCGTTTGAAGATGTGATTCAACTGTCCCATAGTTTAAGTCGTATTGGACTTTTAGGGGGTACAGTTTACCATTATGAAGGTCAATATTTTCTCAGCCTAGATGATGTTGATGAAGAACTGTCTGCTGATACTGTTATTTCCATTTTAGCGGAATTTGGTTCTCCTACGACATTAACCATTCACCGGCTAAAAGAGTATGGAAAAGTGATTATGCAAGAAGATGCAGTGAAAACGATTCAGATGTATTTTTAA
- a CDS encoding metallophosphoesterase, protein MKYAIGFTAAIAAVTTGVCVTAKMVKTAKQNNIKKHYFTIEALQSDRPAVIFFISDTHRRLISDTLLAEVRQEKPDVIMIGGDLAEKGVPYARIEENVKCLSRIAPVYFVWGNNDHELHQQKFKEILHAYDVTTLQNEMAVWDFEGQPIKIGGIDDIRLEKADYEAIRPEFVKDEVNILLSHNPDVHHMMSEEEGIDLVLSGHTHGGQIRIGKFGPYEKGRTGQVKGAFFLISNGYGTTKIPMRLGAEPETHLIYLMPLKTR, encoded by the coding sequence ATGAAATATGCCATCGGATTTACTGCCGCCATTGCGGCTGTTACAACAGGTGTGTGTGTAACGGCAAAAATGGTGAAAACGGCAAAACAAAACAACATCAAAAAGCATTACTTTACAATAGAAGCACTTCAATCAGATAGACCCGCAGTCATTTTCTTTATTTCTGATACGCATCGACGCCTCATTAGTGACACATTATTAGCAGAAGTAAGGCAGGAAAAGCCAGATGTGATTATGATAGGCGGGGACTTAGCAGAAAAAGGTGTACCCTATGCCAGGATTGAAGAGAATGTGAAATGTTTATCAAGAATTGCTCCGGTTTATTTTGTTTGGGGAAATAATGACCATGAGCTGCATCAGCAAAAGTTTAAAGAGATTCTTCATGCTTATGATGTCACCACATTGCAAAATGAAATGGCTGTGTGGGATTTTGAAGGCCAGCCCATTAAAATTGGAGGAATCGACGATATTCGGCTTGAAAAAGCAGATTATGAAGCGATACGGCCGGAGTTTGTTAAAGATGAAGTGAATATCCTCTTATCACACAATCCAGATGTGCATCACATGATGAGTGAGGAAGAGGGAATCGATCTTGTCCTGAGTGGTCATACCCACGGAGGACAGATCCGCATCGGGAAATTTGGCCCGTATGAAAAAGGGAGAACAGGCCAAGTCAAAGGCGCTTTTTTTCTGATTAGTAATGGCTATGGAACAACAAAGATTCCAATGCGTCTTGGGGCAGAACCAGAAACCCATCTGATCTATTTAATGCCTCTAAAAACACGTTAA
- a CDS encoding DUF2663 family protein, producing MTLHAISRYMDQPTQKMIETLIKRKRKYEGFAKQSKRWQWTALLSLAILLFYFVITAKTGGSLQPEAMIATLLGHEVFLFWIMAEVFAFYASYYYKKKEEKAEDEYHKLRCEIIQKSTDLWPQSNQWEERETVFHYMQKQYDINLYYESK from the coding sequence ATGACATTGCACGCAATCAGCCGCTATATGGATCAGCCGACACAGAAAATGATTGAAACATTGATCAAAAGAAAGCGCAAATACGAGGGTTTTGCAAAGCAGAGCAAAAGATGGCAGTGGACAGCCCTTCTATCTCTAGCCATTCTTTTGTTTTATTTTGTCATAACAGCCAAAACGGGAGGCTCGCTGCAGCCAGAAGCTATGATTGCAACACTGCTTGGTCATGAGGTGTTTCTGTTTTGGATCATGGCAGAAGTGTTTGCTTTTTACGCATCGTATTATTATAAGAAAAAAGAAGAAAAGGCTGAGGATGAATATCATAAGCTCAGATGTGAAATTATACAAAAAAGCACAGATTTATGGCCTCAATCAAATCAGTGGGAAGAGCGTGAGACGGTTTTTCACTACATGCAGAAGCAATATGACATTAATCTCTATTATGAAAGTAAATAA
- a CDS encoding LysM peptidoglycan-binding domain-containing protein produces the protein MEEMSRMKRKKQQLTNIHDDVEENLEEEVHPSDDSHFPTREDFHEYKKQRTKKVRNPLFTTLAIIFPIIVIGVFFLLIYYTSEEIKHNNNQDVYIDKTSSADTDPVPSALVETKNDSSADKADASAEEKKKKEAEKEKQRSKEKAEQKKKEQAAKEKAEREKAAAAKKREQQQIALQKQQEEKKRKEAEEKKKQEKKPVRVIQHTVGPEENLYRISMKYYQNRSGEEKIKAYNHLKGNSVYSGQVLNIPLEN, from the coding sequence ATGGAAGAAATGTCGAGAATGAAGAGAAAAAAACAGCAGCTGACAAACATCCATGACGATGTAGAGGAAAACCTTGAAGAAGAAGTACATCCTTCAGATGACTCTCACTTTCCTACACGGGAAGATTTTCATGAATATAAAAAGCAGCGCACGAAAAAGGTGCGCAATCCATTGTTTACGACATTGGCTATTATCTTTCCTATTATCGTCATCGGTGTATTCTTCCTTTTGATTTACTACACATCAGAGGAAATCAAACATAACAATAATCAAGACGTATATATTGATAAAACATCAAGTGCTGACACAGACCCAGTCCCGTCAGCACTTGTCGAAACGAAAAATGACTCAAGCGCTGATAAAGCTGATGCGTCTGCTGAAGAGAAGAAAAAGAAAGAGGCAGAAAAAGAAAAGCAGAGATCGAAAGAAAAGGCTGAACAAAAGAAAAAAGAGCAAGCCGCTAAAGAGAAGGCAGAGCGTGAAAAAGCAGCAGCTGCAAAAAAGCGTGAACAGCAGCAGATAGCTTTGCAAAAACAGCAGGAAGAGAAAAAACGAAAAGAAGCTGAAGAGAAAAAGAAGCAGGAAAAGAAACCAGTCCGTGTCATACAGCATACCGTTGGACCAGAGGAAAACCTGTATCGAATCTCCATGAAATATTACCAAAATCGTTCGGGTGAAGAGAAGATCAAAGCGTATAATCATTTAAAAGGAAATAGTGTGTACAGCGGACAAGTGCTGAATATCCCATTAGAAAACTAA
- a CDS encoding CPBP family intramembrane glutamic endopeptidase: MIEQHRRIIEKLTDRQVVEQLYFTQLLMLIVSFLLGIFMFDHWTDFTALWQIHDMRILTYGIGGALLVMMVDAIVMKVFPAHMYDDGGLNEKMFKNRSIPHIVWLTLFIAFSEEILFRGIVQQQFGLEIASIVFALLHFRYLSKILLFILVVSISIFLGLLYEWTGNLFVPVMTHFVIDFVFACQIRLKYRGRDEHGRNVENEEKKTAADKHP; encoded by the coding sequence TTGATTGAACAACACCGCCGAATCATTGAAAAATTAACCGATCGACAAGTAGTAGAACAGCTGTATTTCACGCAGCTGCTCATGCTTATCGTTTCTTTTTTGCTAGGTATTTTTATGTTCGATCATTGGACTGATTTTACTGCACTTTGGCAGATCCATGATATGCGGATACTGACTTATGGAATCGGCGGCGCTTTGCTTGTGATGATGGTGGATGCAATTGTCATGAAGGTGTTTCCCGCTCATATGTATGATGATGGCGGCTTAAATGAAAAAATGTTCAAAAATCGCAGCATCCCGCATATTGTTTGGTTAACACTGTTCATTGCCTTTTCTGAGGAGATTTTATTCCGAGGGATCGTTCAACAGCAATTTGGACTTGAGATCGCCAGCATTGTGTTTGCGCTTCTTCACTTTCGCTATTTATCAAAAATACTCTTGTTTATCCTTGTGGTTTCCATTAGTATTTTTTTAGGACTTTTATACGAGTGGACTGGGAATTTATTTGTTCCGGTCATGACCCATTTTGTCATTGACTTCGTTTTTGCATGTCAGATTCGTTTGAAATATAGGGGGAGGGATGAACATGGAAGAAATGTCGAGAATGAAGAGAAAAAAACAGCAGCTGACAAACATCCATGA